In Nitrospira sp., the sequence GCAAAATTCTGATAGCGGCTCGATTTCGCCTGGCCGTCCCAGAGCGCCTCGTCCTCCAAGCGAATGGCGGCGAGTTCCGAGATGTCTTCAAAACAGATGATGACGTGGCCGAGGTCGGCGATCGACGCATGACCGTAATCGAAGTAAAACTGTTCCCAGAACTTTTCCGAGGAATGTCCATGAACCCACCGGATGCTTTGTTCGATGGAGTCCGGCGACCGGCTGTAGCGGGCCAGCGCATAAGCAGATTTCTCCGGGGGCATGGGAGCGATGGCCACGACCCGGCGACCTGATTGATCCTGACTCATAGAAAGGCTTTCACGTCGTACTGAACCATAGGCCGCGCACTATACCTATCACGCCAGCATGGCGCAAGTTGCCGGTCCGTTGACTTGCCTCGAAAGCCGTCGCTATAGTCCGCACAAACTCTGTTATGTAACACATATCCTCGTATGGAGGTGACTGGATGTCCCTGATCAAGGGCATCAAAGGTGTCAAAGATCTGTTGCCGGAAGAGACGCCCCGTTGGCGCCTCATCGAAGAGGCTGCCAGGCGGTGGGCCGACCGCTATGGTTTTCATGAAATTCGCATTCCGATCTTTGAAGTAACGACCTTGTTTGCACGGAGCATCGGTGCGTCGACCGATATTGTCGAGAAGGAAATGTACACGTTCCAGGATCGGGACGGTACCTCACTAACCCTTCGACCAGAAGGAACCGCCGGGACAGTCCGAGCCTATATCGAACACAATCGGGCCTCTATCCCTGTTCCTCAGAAGTATTTTTATTTCGGACCTATGTTTCGTCACGAGAGACCTCAGGCAGGCCGCCTGCGGCAATTTCATCAATTTGGCGTCGAATCGCTTGGTATGGCTGATCCTCAGGCCGATGTCGAGGTCATTGCCCTCCTCTGGCGAATCCTGTCTGACCTCGATCTACCCGGTCTCACCTTGGAGATTAACAACCTCGGCTATACCGCTGATCGAGACACCTATCGGCCCCACCTCGTGAGTTACCTCAAACAGCATGAATCCGGCCTTTGTGCAAATTGTCGACATCGCATCGAAGCGAATCCTCTGCGCGTCCTCGACTGCAAAGTTCCTGAGTGTCGGGCGATTACGGAGATCGCTCCGCGGTTAACCGACTCGCTTTCCGAGGCAGCTCGTTCGTACTTCACGCGAGTCTTATCTGGTCTTGATGTTGTTAAGATTCCCTACTCGTTGAATCATCGGCTCGTTCGAGGCCTTGAT encodes:
- the hisS gene encoding histidine--tRNA ligase, whose translation is MSLIKGIKGVKDLLPEETPRWRLIEEAARRWADRYGFHEIRIPIFEVTTLFARSIGASTDIVEKEMYTFQDRDGTSLTLRPEGTAGTVRAYIEHNRASIPVPQKYFYFGPMFRHERPQAGRLRQFHQFGVESLGMADPQADVEVIALLWRILSDLDLPGLTLEINNLGYTADRDTYRPHLVSYLKQHESGLCANCRHRIEANPLRVLDCKVPECRAITEIAPRLTDSLSEAARSYFTRVLSGLDVVKIPYSLNHRLVRGLDYYNLTTFEVTTTNLGAQNAVGAGGRYDGLVETLGGPSTPAVGFAVGLERVTMLLPESAVKKIPHDVTVYVAGFGGYGAVAGLTALEELRLAGLHAVSDFRSITLKAHLRQADRLGCRFTLIIGDDEVAKRSGILRDMETKVQHDVSLSTLSPQIHSLVTGS